The following coding sequences lie in one Deltaproteobacteria bacterium genomic window:
- a CDS encoding Zn-dependent alcohol dehydrogenase: protein MKIKSAVLREPNKPLTIEELELAPPKEKEVLVKSAFTGFCHSDLHLMLGEIPIALPLAIGHEMAGIVEDIGPGVTKVKKGDHVVGTWMIPCGKCPQCLRGMGNICSGNFGAFLGGVLLDGTSRLTDKNGEMVRHGNFVSGFSDYTVMPEDGAIAIPKEFPLDQACFMGCCVPTGWGSVFNTAQIKPGDSVVIYGLGGVGLNILRAAVMRHANPIIAVDLEGSKKDLALDFGATHFIDNSKDDPVPIILTMTGGVQMEDGNWMGGGVDVAFEAIGDPGAIIQAYWSTGIGGKLVIPGITPFDQTTNLPLMLLPLHQKSILGNLYGSISTQVDIPRLINMAMKEDLKLDKLISKKFKVEQINDVADAMVKRQINGRWVCAWD, encoded by the coding sequence GTCTGCCTTTACGGGATTTTGCCATTCTGATCTGCATCTCATGTTGGGAGAAATACCGATAGCCCTTCCACTGGCCATCGGCCATGAAATGGCCGGCATCGTTGAAGATATCGGACCGGGTGTCACGAAAGTCAAGAAGGGCGATCACGTGGTGGGGACCTGGATGATCCCCTGCGGTAAGTGCCCTCAGTGTCTGCGCGGCATGGGCAATATCTGTAGCGGCAACTTCGGGGCCTTCTTGGGGGGCGTGCTGCTGGACGGGACTTCCAGATTGACCGACAAAAATGGAGAGATGGTTCGACATGGTAATTTTGTCTCCGGTTTTTCCGATTACACGGTCATGCCCGAAGACGGGGCCATTGCCATCCCCAAAGAATTCCCATTGGACCAGGCCTGTTTTATGGGCTGCTGTGTGCCGACCGGGTGGGGGTCGGTCTTTAATACGGCCCAGATTAAACCCGGAGATTCGGTAGTCATTTATGGTTTGGGAGGGGTGGGGTTAAATATCCTTCGAGCAGCGGTCATGCGACACGCCAACCCGATAATCGCCGTAGATCTGGAAGGAAGTAAAAAAGACCTGGCCCTGGATTTCGGCGCCACCCATTTTATCGATAATTCCAAAGATGATCCCGTTCCGATTATCTTAACCATGACCGGCGGGGTTCAGATGGAAGACGGTAACTGGATGGGCGGCGGGGTCGATGTGGCCTTCGAGGCCATTGGCGATCCGGGGGCCATTATCCAGGCCTATTGGTCCACCGGAATAGGTGGAAAATTGGTCATTCCCGGAATCACGCCCTTTGACCAGACCACCAATCTGCCGCTCATGCTCCTGCCGTTGCATCAAAAATCAATTTTGGGAAATCTTTACGGATCCATTTCGACCCAGGTGGATATCCCCCGACTGATCAACATGGCCATGAAGGAGGATCTGAAACTCGACAAATTGATCAGTAAAAAATTTAAGGTGGAACAGATCAATGACGTGGCCGATGCCATGGTCAAACGGCAAATTAATGGGCGTTGGGTCTGCGCCTGGGATTAA